The DNA segment GCAACAGGAATAACACCTTAACTATTTCTTTCCGCGAGCACTGCGTATTCAAAGTTCAGACTTACCAAAATACAGGTAAAAGCAACGGCAAATACAGCCGCTGGAAGAATCACGTCTGAAATTAACCCGTAAAGCGGAGCCGTAAGTGCCGTTAAAGGCCAAACAATACCTGCCTATTTAAGGCGGTTTTTGAGCACGCTTTTTTTGATCTTTTCCTTAAACTTCAGCACAAATTTTAAGTCTGAACCATTTGATAGATTTGCTGCAAATAAGTAATGCAAATCGCTTCCCATGCCTAACTAAGCCGGATACTGAAACTGATATTTTTGATGATCATTAAACTAATCTGCTTTTCAGGTGTTGTGTATTTGTATCATCACAACCTAACCTATTGAAAATCATGAAAGAGCTAAACACAGCGTACCAGGAAAGCAGTTCTTGTTTTTGAGCGGTAAAAAAAAATCTAAAATTCAGACGTATAAAATTATTTTTAGTGTTTAAATAATGCTACATTTCTTTAAACAGGATCAGAAGAGTATAAGCTAAACAATGGAAAATAATAGTTATTATAACTTATTTGAAAAATCCCCATTACCAATGTGGGTTTTTGACGTCAGTACGCTCTGTTTTCTTGACGTAAATACTGCTGCTGTAGTACATTATGGTTTTTCCAAAGATGAGTTTTTAGCAATGACTGTTACTGATCTGTTGGCTCCTGAGGATGTCCCTTTTGTTAAAAATAAAAATCCCCTGAGGCATGTTAAAAAGAACGGACAGTTGATCCATGTTGAAATAGAGAGTAATCAGATGGAATTTAAAGGGACGCTTGCCAGACTGGTATTGAGTCATGATATTACAGAAAGAATAGCACATCAAAAAGAGGTTTTAGAGAATGTGGAACGCTATGATATTGTATCCAAAGCTACCAGTGATGTGGTTTGGGACTATGATCTGACTACAAAGGTGGTCAGTTGGAATCAGGGAATCAATGGTGTTTTGAAATACCAAATCATGGACAATACAACAGATATTGACTGGTGGCGGGATCGGGTTCATCCCGAAGACCGGCAACGGGTATTGGCTGGATTTGACAAAAGTTTAATCGATGGGGGGAAAAGCTGGGAAGACAAGTATCGTTTCTTTTGTGGCGATGGGAGTTATAGATATATACAGGATAGGGGATACATCGGCCTGGACGAAAACGGTGTCGCCTATCGGATGATTGGAGCAATGCAGGACATCACCAGACAGATGGAAGAAGAGCACTGGTCAAAATTGCTCGAATCTGTCATCATTAATACCACTGATGGAGTTTTGATTACGGATGCCAATTGTGATGCCGGACCCTCTATTGTATATGTAAATGATGCTTTGATTGAAATGTCAGGTTATTCAAGAGCAGAATTGATTGGTGCCCGCCCCGATATTTTTCATGGTGCTGATCATGATCAGCAAGGTTTGGAAAAAATCCATCAGGCGATTAAAAAGAAGGAACCCTGCAATATTGAGCTCAGCAATTATACGAAAGAAGGCAGGTTATATGATGTCAGTATTAATATTTCACCGGTTAGCAATAGCTTGGGGGAGATTACACACTGGATTTCTATCAGAAGAGACATTACAGAGACCCGGGCTTATGTGAAAGCCATAGAAGAGCAGAATAAAAAAATGAGAAATATCGCCTGGCTGCAATCCCATAAGGTTCGGGTTCCATTGACCAGGATCATGTCGTTGGTGGAACTTCTTGCAAATTCAGATCCGAATAAGGAAACTCAGGTTTTACTGGAATATTTATCTAAATCCGCGGTTGAACTGGATGAAATAATTATCGATATCACGAACCATACCGGCAACTACAACGCAGATTAACCGCATATAGTAACTAAATAATATTGAAAAATCAATGACTATCATTTCTAAATCTTTTAAAAACATTATTGCTTTGACCCCGGTTCCGATGGCTATTGTAGATGCCGAAATGAGGTATCTGGCCGTTTCAGAAAAATGGATCAGCATGTATGACCTCCACGATAAAGAACTGATTGGGATATCGCATTATGAAGTGTTTCCGGAAATTGAAGAGGGCTGGAAAGAAATTCATGCGGCTTGCCTGAAAGGAACAGATGATCAATCTGGGGAGGATCGGTTTGAACGGATGGATGGCACGGTAATCTGGTTAAAATGGGAGCTGAAGCATTGGCTGGATGAGGAAGGGAATATCGGTGGCATGATGATGTATAATGAAGACATTACCAGGGAAACCCACATTGTGAGGAATGAAAAGCGGTTCCAGCTGTTCATGGATGAACTGCCGGGTTTATGCTGGATTACCAATAGTAACCATACCTTAAAATATGCCAATAAATGTTTTTTTGACACGCTTCATTTACCTGCAGAGGTAATTGGTAAAAGCCTGGAAGAGATTTTTGGACTGGATGTGGCACATACGGCAGTGCTAAATAATATTGATATCCTGCAATCTGGAAAAAATAAGGAGTTTCTTCAGACAGTGAGGGATAAAAACGGACATCCTCAGTATTATAAAACCTATAAATTTCCTTTTCATGGGCTGGGGTCCGAAGGAGATATGGTCGGTGCTGTTGCTTTCAATATCACTAAAAGTATGCTGCTCGAGGAAGAGCTGTATCAGAGCGAAACTCAGTTTAAACAGGCTTTTGAGCATTCTTTAATTGGAATGGCGCTGATCAGTCCTGAAGGAAAATGGAAAAGGGTAAATAAGAGCTTATGTCTTATTCTGGGGTATACGGAAGAAGAAATGAAGGAGCTGACGATTAGTGACCTTACGCATACTGAAGACCTTGAAGTGAGTCTGGAAATTCTGGAAGACCTGGCCGCCGGTAGAATTGGAGAAGTAAAGTATGAAAAACGATATATCCATAAAAATGGAAAACCAATATGGGTAATTATTGCTGCGACGATGCTTTACGACAGCTCGGGGATGCCGCTTCATTATGTTTCTCAAATTGAAGACATCACCAAAAGAAAAGAAATTGAAAATGACCTGGTCTTGAGTGAAAAAAAATACCGGACTATTTTTGAGAATGTGCAGGATGTATTTTATCAGACCGACCAGGAAGGAATCGTGACAGAGATCAGTCCCTCCATTGAAAAGCACTCCGGCTATTCGCGTACCGAGATCATTGGTATGCCGGTGGATATGTTCTATTACTACCAGCAAGATAGGGAGCGCATCATTGATCAGGTTCGCATTCACGGTTTTGTGATTGATTTTGAAGTGAGGTTAAAGACCAAAAATGAAGAGCTGCGTTATGCCTCTGTGAATGCCAGATTGATTATTGAAAAAGGGCAGATCGTTGGCACAGAGGGGAGCATGAGAGATGTCACCACAAGGAAGTTTCAGGAGAATGCACTTCTGGCCTTAAATACAGAGCTCACTGCATCAAATGAACAGAAAAATAAGCTTTTTTCTATTATAGGTCATGACCTCAGAAACCCGATATCGGGGAGTTTACAGCTGTTAGACCTGACACTTAATGATTTTGAATCCAGTTCTGCAGAGGAGGTGCATACGTATCTTTCTTTGATGAAAACAGAGCTGTCCAACGCCAATATACTTCTGGAAGACCTGCTGACCTGGGCGAGGTCGCAGTTTAATGCAGTGAGCTTTAACCCTATTGAGATTAAAAATCTCAGAGAATTAATTCGTAAAAGTATTCAGACTGTTTCTCCGATGGCCTTAAAAAAACAAATAGAAATTGTGGAGTACTTAAAGGGAGATCTTTTGGTTTATGCAGATATAGGAATGCTGGAAACAATTGTCCGGAACTTACTTTCTAATGCCATCAAATTCACTAATCCCGGAGGAACAGTGACGATTAAAGCACTGGGGACTGACAATGGAGTGATATTTTCAGTTAAAGATACCGGACTGGGAATTCCAAGTGATAAACTGAATGAACTGTTTAACAAAAATTCTAATTATACGACCTATGGTACTTCAGGAGAAAAAGGAACGGGGCTTGGTTTGAGTCTGTGTTATGACTTTGTATTGAAACACGGGGGAACATTATGGGTGGAAAGTGAAGAAGGTAATGGGGCTACCTTCTATTTCACGATCCCTGAACTGTCGAATGAGTAGTGTTATTATTAATAAAATTAAAGTATATTTGATTTAAGAAATTTAATTCCTTAATGTAAAATATTATTTCTATGAAAAATGCATTATTTTTCTCTCTTATCCTATTTTTGTTTTGCAATAGTGCAAGCGCTCAATTGCCGGTCAAAATTGTATTTGGCCAGATTTTTAACGATGATGGTACATTGGGGGCGTTCTCAGTGAAAAAATATGCTGCTTTGACGGACAGCTTAGACAAAAACTTAAAGCTAAACCCCAAAGACACGACAAGCCTGTTTTATCGTGCTGTAATTCACTTATTTTCAAACGATGTCTTAGCTAAACCTTATCAAAGACAGCAAGGGGCTTTAGAGAATCTTGTTCTAGCCAGAAACATGGCTGAAAGCGCAGTTTCTTTAAATATGAAGGATTTTAGATTGAAGGTCTTGCGTGCACAGATTTATAAAAATCTTGCTTATCGGTATACAGGGGACGAATCCTGGATGTTTAATAGTAAACAGATTGCGGCACGCAGCAAGGAGTTCAATAGTTACAAAGAAAAGGCAAATAAGTACTACGACGAACTCGCAGAAATTGATGCTGATCATGCTTATAGTTACCAGCAACTAAAAGTAACATCAGAATATAGATTGTAGAGATTAATGAAAACTGCTAAACTTAAACTTGCAATAAATGTTTTCTGTTTTTTTAATACAAAGGCTTAACTTTAGCATTAAAATCCTTCAGCCGAGTAATAATGCCCTCTTCTTTCAAAAAGTATTTATGCTGTTTATTGTGCTGTATCTCTTTTGCATTGAATGCACAGGATGTTCAGGTTTTAACAAACGACGCAGTCTTGCGGATCAAAAATTATGAAGTTTTACCGGACCGGCAGTATGATCTGAACAAAATTCTCACAGATCACACGCTTCCTTTTATAAAAAATGCTCATTTAAATACTTCACAGGCAGATTATTACTGGATAAGAATTCCTATCGATAATCCCTATCCGAATAACGAAAGCTACCGCATCTCCCTTTCACTACCACTTAACTATTCTTTGTACTTCTTTGACAGCAACCAGAAAAGATGGTTAAGCCGTACAGGCGGGCCGGCGGTAACAGACGGGCAGAGAGAAAGAGGGATCATACCCCTGATGTTGCAGGGCCAAACAAAAAATACACTCTATTTTAAGGTAAGCGTTGCTGAACTAAAGACTTATGGCTATGCCTTAAAGCCCGGAATTCTGTTAAATAAAGAAATTTCCTTTGCTGGCCAGGAGCAACTCATCTGGCTTTCCTGGCTCATTTGTATTGTGGTACTGCTTAGCTTTTCCTGCTATAATCTCTACATCTATTTTCATTTAAAGGACAAGATCTACATATATGGATTGTTGATGCAGGTCGGAGCCATCTTCTTTATTACCTCATTTAAGCATTTTTTTAACCTGTTGCTTCCGTTTTCGCTATACAATATGCGCCTGAATGCAGATGGCTCGATTTATTATTATAGTCTGAACACTTTCTTTTTACACCTCGGTGTTACCCTGATTTTATCTGGACTCATTCAGCTGAGCAGAGCTTACCTGAATACTAAAGTGCTGTTGCCAACATACGACAGGTTACTCAAATATTTGTTG comes from the Pedobacter sp. FW305-3-2-15-E-R2A2 genome and includes:
- a CDS encoding PAS domain-containing protein, with translation MENNSYYNLFEKSPLPMWVFDVSTLCFLDVNTAAVVHYGFSKDEFLAMTVTDLLAPEDVPFVKNKNPLRHVKKNGQLIHVEIESNQMEFKGTLARLVLSHDITERIAHQKEVLENVERYDIVSKATSDVVWDYDLTTKVVSWNQGINGVLKYQIMDNTTDIDWWRDRVHPEDRQRVLAGFDKSLIDGGKSWEDKYRFFCGDGSYRYIQDRGYIGLDENGVAYRMIGAMQDITRQMEEEHWSKLLESVIINTTDGVLITDANCDAGPSIVYVNDALIEMSGYSRAELIGARPDIFHGADHDQQGLEKIHQAIKKKEPCNIELSNYTKEGRLYDVSINISPVSNSLGEITHWISIRRDITETRAYVKAIEEQNKKMRNIAWLQSHKVRVPLTRIMSLVELLANSDPNKETQVLLEYLSKSAVELDEIIIDITNHTGNYNAD
- a CDS encoding PAS domain S-box protein produces the protein MTIISKSFKNIIALTPVPMAIVDAEMRYLAVSEKWISMYDLHDKELIGISHYEVFPEIEEGWKEIHAACLKGTDDQSGEDRFERMDGTVIWLKWELKHWLDEEGNIGGMMMYNEDITRETHIVRNEKRFQLFMDELPGLCWITNSNHTLKYANKCFFDTLHLPAEVIGKSLEEIFGLDVAHTAVLNNIDILQSGKNKEFLQTVRDKNGHPQYYKTYKFPFHGLGSEGDMVGAVAFNITKSMLLEEELYQSETQFKQAFEHSLIGMALISPEGKWKRVNKSLCLILGYTEEEMKELTISDLTHTEDLEVSLEILEDLAAGRIGEVKYEKRYIHKNGKPIWVIIAATMLYDSSGMPLHYVSQIEDITKRKEIENDLVLSEKKYRTIFENVQDVFYQTDQEGIVTEISPSIEKHSGYSRTEIIGMPVDMFYYYQQDRERIIDQVRIHGFVIDFEVRLKTKNEELRYASVNARLIIEKGQIVGTEGSMRDVTTRKFQENALLALNTELTASNEQKNKLFSIIGHDLRNPISGSLQLLDLTLNDFESSSAEEVHTYLSLMKTELSNANILLEDLLTWARSQFNAVSFNPIEIKNLRELIRKSIQTVSPMALKKQIEIVEYLKGDLLVYADIGMLETIVRNLLSNAIKFTNPGGTVTIKALGTDNGVIFSVKDTGLGIPSDKLNELFNKNSNYTTYGTSGEKGTGLGLSLCYDFVLKHGGTLWVESEEGNGATFYFTIPELSNE